In a genomic window of Callithrix jacchus isolate 240 chromosome 22, calJac240_pri, whole genome shotgun sequence:
- the ANKRD24 gene encoding ankyrin repeat domain-containing protein 24 isoform X9, which translates to MRGAASCLEVMIAHGANVMSTDGAGYNALHLAAKYGHPQCLKQLLQASCVVDVVDSSGWTALHHAAAGGCLSCSEMLCSFKAHLNPQDRSGATPLIIAAQMCHTDLCRLLLQQGAAANNQDLQGRTALMLACEGASPETVEVLLQGGAQLGITDVLGQDAAHYGALAGDKLILHLLQEAAQRPSPPSEDDSGEASSQNSMSSHGKQGAPKKRKAPPPPASIPVPDDQDAYEEIVRLRQERGRLLQKIRGLEQHKERRQQESPEASSLHSLERQVQELQQLLAERQEEKESLGREVESLQSRLSLLENERENTSYDVATLQDEEGELPDFPGAEVLLSRQLSPSAQERLASLQEQVLALTRQNQELMEKVQILENFEKDETQMEVEGPAEVIPLALYDSLRAEFDQLRRQHAEALQALRQLETRKFPREEGAACGENEGAGATATKNGPTHVELNGSVVPETKVNGAETTDEEAARDETMEARTMEAASTGAEDKGAEATESKPTWADVRDMETVEEESNTETKPTGAEATDTEATGVVATKTKAEEAEMPAYEVGARQAEPPVTGTTNMEATSSRATGMEATGVHATGVENPGVEATAPGASTGPILHPGAAEASEKLQVELETRIRGLEEALRQREREAAAELEVALGKCEAAEAEAGRLRERVREAEGSGASGGGGGSGIDTTQLRAALEQAREDLRERDSRLRELEAASASLDEARASRLLAEEDARGLRAELAQREEARLEQSRELEVLREQLATARATGEQQRSAAAELGRARDAAEARVAELASACEEARQGLAELREASEALRQSVVPASEHRRLQEEALELRGRAAGLEQEVVATGKEAARLRAELERERVCSVALSEHERIVGALQANVAQLEGQLEELGRRHEKTSAEVFQVQREALFMKSERHAAEAQLATAEQQLRGLRAEAERARQAQSRAQEALDKAKEKDKKITELSKEVFSLKEALKEQPAALAPPEVEALRDQVKGLQRQLQEAARDHSSVVALYRSHLLYAIQGQMDEEVQQILSQILQMQRLQAQGR; encoded by the exons GTTACAACGCACTCCACCTGGCCGCCAAATACGGGCACCCACAGTGCTTGAAGCAACTACTGCAG GCCTCCTGCGTGGTGGACGTCGTGGACAGCAGCGGCTGGACTGCCCTACACCATGCAG CGGCTGGTGGCTGTCTCTCCTGCTCAGAGATGCTCTGCTCCTTTAAGGCGCATCTAAACCCCCAAGATCGG TCAGGCGCAACACCCCTCATTATAGCAGCTCAGATGTGTCACACAGACCTGTGCCGTCTCCTTCTGCAGCAAGGGGCTGCCGCGAACAATCAGGACCTGCAAGGCAG GACGGCCCTGATGCTGGCCTGTGAAGGGGCCAGCCCGGAAACAGTGGAGGTCCtgctgcagggcggagcccagcTGGGCATCACCGATGTGCTGGGGCAGGACGCGGCTCACTATGGCGCCCTGGCGGGGGACAAACTCATCCTGCACCTGCTGCAGGAGGCGGCCCAGCGCCCCTCCCCACCCAGCG AGGATGACTCAGGCGAGGCGTCATCTCAG AATTCTATGTCCAGCCATGGAAAGCAGGGGGCCCCCAAGAAACGGAAAGCGCCTCCACCTCCCGCCAGCATCCCCGTGCCG GATGACCAAGATGCCTACGAGGAGATCGTGAGGCTGCGACAGGAGAGGGGCCGCCTCCTGCAGAAGATCCGGGGCCTGGAACAGCACAAGGAACGGAGGCAGCAGGAG TCCCCGGAGGCCAGCTCCCTGCACAGCCTGGAGAGACAG GTGCAAGAGCTGCAGCAGCTACTggcagagaggcaggaggagaaggagagccTGGGACGGGAGGTGGAGAGTCTGCAGAGCCGGCTGTCCCTGCTGGAG AACGAGCGGGAGAATACCAGCTATGACGTGGCCACCCTGCAGGATGAGGAGGGTGAGCTGCCTGACTTTCCAG GTGCCGAGGTGCTGCTATCCAGGCAGCTCAGCCCATCAGCCCAGGAACGCTTGGCCTCGCTGCAGGAGCAGGTGCTTGCACTCACCAGGCAGAATCAGGAACTGATGGAGAAGGTCCAG aTCCTGGAGAACTTTGAGAAGGACGAGACACAGATGGAGGTGGAAGGTCCGGCTGAGGTCATCCCTCTTGCCCTCTACGACTCTCTCCGGGCCGAGTTTGACCAGCTGCGCAGGCAGCACGCTGAGGCCCTGCAGGCACTGAGGCAGCTGGAGACACGGAAGTTCCCCAGAGAAGAGGGGGCAGCCTGTGGGGAAAATGAGGGTGCTGGAGCCACAGCCACCAAAAACGGGCCAACCCACGTGGAGCTAAATGGCTCAGTGGTTCCAGAAACCAAAGTTAATGGAGCCGAGACTACAGATGAGGAGGCTGCAAGAGATGAAACAATGGAAGCCAGGACTATGGAAGCTGCATCCACAGGCGCTGAGGACAAGGGAGCTGAGGCCACAGAATCAAAACCCACGTGGGCTGATGTGAGAGACATGGAGACTGTAGAAGAGGAATCAAATACAGAAACTAAGCCCACAGGAGCTGAGGCCACAGACACAGAGGCCACAGGAGTGGTGgccacaaaaacaaaagcagaggaaGCAGAAATGCCAGCCTACGAAGTGGGTGCTAGGCAAGCAGAGCCCCCAGTCACTGGGACCACAAACATGGAAGCCACCAGCTCTAGGGCCACAGGGATGGAGGCCACGGGAGTCCATGCCACGGGTGTGGAAAACCCAGGGGTAGAGGCCACAGCCCCAGGAGCCTCTACTGGACCCATCTTACATCCTGGTGCCGCAGAGGCCTCGGAAAAGCTTCAAgtggagctggagaccaggaTTCGCGGCCTGGAGGAAGCACTCCGGCAGCGGGAGCGGGAGGCAGCCGCTGAGCTGGAGGTGGCCCTTGGGAAGTGTGAGGCtgcggaggccgaggcgggccggCTGCGAGAGCGTGTCCGTGAAGCCGAGGGCAGTGGGGCCAGTGGGGGCGGCGGCGGCAGTGGCATCGACACCACACAGCTACGGGCGGCCCTGGAACAGGCCCGGGAGGACCTCCGAGAGAGGGACTCCCGCCTGCGGGAGCTGGAGGCGGCCTCGGCCAGCCTGGATGAGGCTCGGGCCAGCCGGCTGCTGGCGGAGGAGGATGCCCGGGGCCTGCGGGCGGAGCTGGCGCAGCGGGAGGAGGCGCGGCTGGAGCAGAGCCGGGAGCTGGAGGTGCTGCGTGAGCAGCTGGCCACGGCCAGGGCCACGGGGGAGCAGCAGCGCTCGGCGGCCGCGGAGCTGGGCCGGGCCCGGGATGCGGCCGAGGCCCGGGTGGCTGAGCTGGCGTCGGCCTGCGAGGAGGCGCGGCAGGGGCTGGCAGAGCTGCGGGAGGCCTCCGAGGCCCTCCGCCAGTCCGTGGTGCCGGCCTCTGAGCACCGCCGGCTGCAGGAGGAAGCCCTAGAGTTGCGCGGCCGGGCAGCCGGTCTGGAGCAGGAGGTGGTGGCCACTGGCAAGGAGGCCGCCCGGCTGCGCGCGGAGCTGGAGCGCGAGCGCGTGTGCAGCGTGGCACTCTCGGAGCACGAGCGCATCGTGGGCGCCCTGCAGGCCAACGTGGcccagctggaggggcagctggaggagctgggacGGCGGCATGAGAAGACCAGTGCCGAGGTCTTCCAG GTGCAGCGTGAGGCCCTGTTCATGAAGAGTGAGCGACACGCGGCGGAGGCGCAGCTGGCCACAGCAGAGCAGCAGCTACGGGGGCTGCGGGCCGAGGCAGAAAGAGCACGCCAGGCCCAGAGCCGGGCCCAGGAGGCCCTGGACAAGGCCAAGGAGAAGGACAAGAAG ATCACAGAACTCTCCAAAGAAGTCTTCAGTCTTAAGGAGGCCTTGAAGGAGCAGCCGGCTGCCCTGGCCCCCCCTGAGGTGGAGGCTCTCCGTGACCAGGTGAAGGGTTTACAGCGGCAGCTGCAG GAAGCTGCCAGGGACCACTCCAGTGTGGTGGCTTTGTACAGAAGCCACCTCCTGTACGCCATTCAG GGCCAGATGGATGAAGAGGTGCAGCAGATTCTCAGCCAGATTCTGCAGATGCAGAGACTCCAGGCTCAGGGCCGCTGA
- the ANKRD24 gene encoding ankyrin repeat domain-containing protein 24 isoform X6, translating into MQLAACVGEGARPPAPRPHPPPGDKSQDWGKSDERLLQAVENNDAPRVATLIARKGLVPTKLDPEGKSAFHLAAMRGAASCLEVMIAHGANVMSTDGAGYNALHLAAKYGHPQCLKQLLQASCVVDVVDSSGWTALHHAAAGGCLSCSEMLCSFKAHLNPQDRSGATPLIIAAQMCHTDLCRLLLQQGAAANNQDLQGRTALMLACEGASPETVEVLLQGGAQLGITDVLGQDAAHYGALAGDKLILHLLQEAAQRPSPPSEDDSGEASSQNSMSSHGKQGAPKKRKAPPPPASIPVPDDQDAYEEIVRLRQERGRLLQKIRGLEQHKERRQQESPEASSLHSLERQVQELQQLLAERQEEKESLGREVESLQSRLSLLENERENTSYDVATLQDEEGELPDFPGAEVLLSRQLSPSAQERLASLQEQVLALTRQNQELMEKVQILENFEKDETQMEVEGPAEVIPLALYDSLRAEFDQLRRQHAEALQALRQLETRKFPREEGAACGENEGAGATATKNGPTHVELNGSVVPETKVNGAETTDEEAARDETMEARTMEAASTGAEDKGAEATESKPTWADVRDMETVEEESNTETKPTGAEATDTEATGVVATKTKAEEAEMPAYEVGARQAEPPVTGTTNMEATSSRATGMEATGVHATGVENPGVEATAPGASTGPILHPGAAEASEKLQVELETRIRGLEEALRQREREAAAELEVALGKCEAAEAEAGRLRERVREAEGSGASGGGGGSGIDTTQLRAALEQAREDLRERDSRLRELEAASASLDEARASRLLAEEDARGLRAELAQREEARLEQSRELEVLREQLATARATGEQQRSAAAELGRARDAAEARVAELASACEEARQGLAELREASEALRQSVVPASEHRRLQEEALELRGRAAGLEQEVVATGKEAARLRAELERERVCSVALSEHERIVGALQANVAQLEGQLEELGRRHEKTSAEVFQVQREALFMKSERHAAEAQLATAEQQLRGLRAEAERARQAQSRAQEALDKAKEKDKKITELSKEVFSLKEALKEQPAALAPPEVEALRDQVKGLQRQLQEAARDHSSVVALYRSHLLYAIQGQMDEEVQQILSQILQMQRLQAQGR; encoded by the exons GTTACAACGCACTCCACCTGGCCGCCAAATACGGGCACCCACAGTGCTTGAAGCAACTACTGCAG GCCTCCTGCGTGGTGGACGTCGTGGACAGCAGCGGCTGGACTGCCCTACACCATGCAG CGGCTGGTGGCTGTCTCTCCTGCTCAGAGATGCTCTGCTCCTTTAAGGCGCATCTAAACCCCCAAGATCGG TCAGGCGCAACACCCCTCATTATAGCAGCTCAGATGTGTCACACAGACCTGTGCCGTCTCCTTCTGCAGCAAGGGGCTGCCGCGAACAATCAGGACCTGCAAGGCAG GACGGCCCTGATGCTGGCCTGTGAAGGGGCCAGCCCGGAAACAGTGGAGGTCCtgctgcagggcggagcccagcTGGGCATCACCGATGTGCTGGGGCAGGACGCGGCTCACTATGGCGCCCTGGCGGGGGACAAACTCATCCTGCACCTGCTGCAGGAGGCGGCCCAGCGCCCCTCCCCACCCAGCG AGGATGACTCAGGCGAGGCGTCATCTCAG AATTCTATGTCCAGCCATGGAAAGCAGGGGGCCCCCAAGAAACGGAAAGCGCCTCCACCTCCCGCCAGCATCCCCGTGCCG GATGACCAAGATGCCTACGAGGAGATCGTGAGGCTGCGACAGGAGAGGGGCCGCCTCCTGCAGAAGATCCGGGGCCTGGAACAGCACAAGGAACGGAGGCAGCAGGAG TCCCCGGAGGCCAGCTCCCTGCACAGCCTGGAGAGACAG GTGCAAGAGCTGCAGCAGCTACTggcagagaggcaggaggagaaggagagccTGGGACGGGAGGTGGAGAGTCTGCAGAGCCGGCTGTCCCTGCTGGAG AACGAGCGGGAGAATACCAGCTATGACGTGGCCACCCTGCAGGATGAGGAGGGTGAGCTGCCTGACTTTCCAG GTGCCGAGGTGCTGCTATCCAGGCAGCTCAGCCCATCAGCCCAGGAACGCTTGGCCTCGCTGCAGGAGCAGGTGCTTGCACTCACCAGGCAGAATCAGGAACTGATGGAGAAGGTCCAG aTCCTGGAGAACTTTGAGAAGGACGAGACACAGATGGAGGTGGAAGGTCCGGCTGAGGTCATCCCTCTTGCCCTCTACGACTCTCTCCGGGCCGAGTTTGACCAGCTGCGCAGGCAGCACGCTGAGGCCCTGCAGGCACTGAGGCAGCTGGAGACACGGAAGTTCCCCAGAGAAGAGGGGGCAGCCTGTGGGGAAAATGAGGGTGCTGGAGCCACAGCCACCAAAAACGGGCCAACCCACGTGGAGCTAAATGGCTCAGTGGTTCCAGAAACCAAAGTTAATGGAGCCGAGACTACAGATGAGGAGGCTGCAAGAGATGAAACAATGGAAGCCAGGACTATGGAAGCTGCATCCACAGGCGCTGAGGACAAGGGAGCTGAGGCCACAGAATCAAAACCCACGTGGGCTGATGTGAGAGACATGGAGACTGTAGAAGAGGAATCAAATACAGAAACTAAGCCCACAGGAGCTGAGGCCACAGACACAGAGGCCACAGGAGTGGTGgccacaaaaacaaaagcagaggaaGCAGAAATGCCAGCCTACGAAGTGGGTGCTAGGCAAGCAGAGCCCCCAGTCACTGGGACCACAAACATGGAAGCCACCAGCTCTAGGGCCACAGGGATGGAGGCCACGGGAGTCCATGCCACGGGTGTGGAAAACCCAGGGGTAGAGGCCACAGCCCCAGGAGCCTCTACTGGACCCATCTTACATCCTGGTGCCGCAGAGGCCTCGGAAAAGCTTCAAgtggagctggagaccaggaTTCGCGGCCTGGAGGAAGCACTCCGGCAGCGGGAGCGGGAGGCAGCCGCTGAGCTGGAGGTGGCCCTTGGGAAGTGTGAGGCtgcggaggccgaggcgggccggCTGCGAGAGCGTGTCCGTGAAGCCGAGGGCAGTGGGGCCAGTGGGGGCGGCGGCGGCAGTGGCATCGACACCACACAGCTACGGGCGGCCCTGGAACAGGCCCGGGAGGACCTCCGAGAGAGGGACTCCCGCCTGCGGGAGCTGGAGGCGGCCTCGGCCAGCCTGGATGAGGCTCGGGCCAGCCGGCTGCTGGCGGAGGAGGATGCCCGGGGCCTGCGGGCGGAGCTGGCGCAGCGGGAGGAGGCGCGGCTGGAGCAGAGCCGGGAGCTGGAGGTGCTGCGTGAGCAGCTGGCCACGGCCAGGGCCACGGGGGAGCAGCAGCGCTCGGCGGCCGCGGAGCTGGGCCGGGCCCGGGATGCGGCCGAGGCCCGGGTGGCTGAGCTGGCGTCGGCCTGCGAGGAGGCGCGGCAGGGGCTGGCAGAGCTGCGGGAGGCCTCCGAGGCCCTCCGCCAGTCCGTGGTGCCGGCCTCTGAGCACCGCCGGCTGCAGGAGGAAGCCCTAGAGTTGCGCGGCCGGGCAGCCGGTCTGGAGCAGGAGGTGGTGGCCACTGGCAAGGAGGCCGCCCGGCTGCGCGCGGAGCTGGAGCGCGAGCGCGTGTGCAGCGTGGCACTCTCGGAGCACGAGCGCATCGTGGGCGCCCTGCAGGCCAACGTGGcccagctggaggggcagctggaggagctgggacGGCGGCATGAGAAGACCAGTGCCGAGGTCTTCCAG GTGCAGCGTGAGGCCCTGTTCATGAAGAGTGAGCGACACGCGGCGGAGGCGCAGCTGGCCACAGCAGAGCAGCAGCTACGGGGGCTGCGGGCCGAGGCAGAAAGAGCACGCCAGGCCCAGAGCCGGGCCCAGGAGGCCCTGGACAAGGCCAAGGAGAAGGACAAGAAG ATCACAGAACTCTCCAAAGAAGTCTTCAGTCTTAAGGAGGCCTTGAAGGAGCAGCCGGCTGCCCTGGCCCCCCCTGAGGTGGAGGCTCTCCGTGACCAGGTGAAGGGTTTACAGCGGCAGCTGCAG GAAGCTGCCAGGGACCACTCCAGTGTGGTGGCTTTGTACAGAAGCCACCTCCTGTACGCCATTCAG GGCCAGATGGATGAAGAGGTGCAGCAGATTCTCAGCCAGATTCTGCAGATGCAGAGACTCCAGGCTCAGGGCCGCTGA
- the ANKRD24 gene encoding ankyrin repeat domain-containing protein 24 isoform X7, with translation MKQLCLCAASSFASQDWGKSDERLLQAVENNDAPRVATLIARKGLVPTKLDPEGKSAFHLAAMRGAASCLEVMIAHGANVMSTDGAGYNALHLAAKYGHPQCLKQLLQASCVVDVVDSSGWTALHHAAAGGCLSCSEMLCSFKAHLNPQDRSGATPLIIAAQMCHTDLCRLLLQQGAAANNQDLQGRTALMLACEGASPETVEVLLQGGAQLGITDVLGQDAAHYGALAGDKLILHLLQEAAQRPSPPSEDDSGEASSQNSMSSHGKQGAPKKRKAPPPPASIPVPDDQDAYEEIVRLRQERGRLLQKIRGLEQHKERRQQESPEASSLHSLERQVQELQQLLAERQEEKESLGREVESLQSRLSLLENERENTSYDVATLQDEEGELPDFPGAEVLLSRQLSPSAQERLASLQEQVLALTRQNQELMEKVQILENFEKDETQMEVEGPAEVIPLALYDSLRAEFDQLRRQHAEALQALRQLETRKFPREEGAACGENEGAGATATKNGPTHVELNGSVVPETKVNGAETTDEEAARDETMEARTMEAASTGAEDKGAEATESKPTWADVRDMETVEEESNTETKPTGAEATDTEATGVVATKTKAEEAEMPAYEVGARQAEPPVTGTTNMEATSSRATGMEATGVHATGVENPGVEATAPGASTGPILHPGAAEASEKLQVELETRIRGLEEALRQREREAAAELEVALGKCEAAEAEAGRLRERVREAEGSGASGGGGGSGIDTTQLRAALEQAREDLRERDSRLRELEAASASLDEARASRLLAEEDARGLRAELAQREEARLEQSRELEVLREQLATARATGEQQRSAAAELGRARDAAEARVAELASACEEARQGLAELREASEALRQSVVPASEHRRLQEEALELRGRAAGLEQEVVATGKEAARLRAELERERVCSVALSEHERIVGALQANVAQLEGQLEELGRRHEKTSAEVFQVQREALFMKSERHAAEAQLATAEQQLRGLRAEAERARQAQSRAQEALDKAKEKDKKITELSKEVFSLKEALKEQPAALAPPEVEALRDQVKGLQRQLQEAARDHSSVVALYRSHLLYAIQGQMDEEVQQILSQILQMQRLQAQGR, from the exons GTTACAACGCACTCCACCTGGCCGCCAAATACGGGCACCCACAGTGCTTGAAGCAACTACTGCAG GCCTCCTGCGTGGTGGACGTCGTGGACAGCAGCGGCTGGACTGCCCTACACCATGCAG CGGCTGGTGGCTGTCTCTCCTGCTCAGAGATGCTCTGCTCCTTTAAGGCGCATCTAAACCCCCAAGATCGG TCAGGCGCAACACCCCTCATTATAGCAGCTCAGATGTGTCACACAGACCTGTGCCGTCTCCTTCTGCAGCAAGGGGCTGCCGCGAACAATCAGGACCTGCAAGGCAG GACGGCCCTGATGCTGGCCTGTGAAGGGGCCAGCCCGGAAACAGTGGAGGTCCtgctgcagggcggagcccagcTGGGCATCACCGATGTGCTGGGGCAGGACGCGGCTCACTATGGCGCCCTGGCGGGGGACAAACTCATCCTGCACCTGCTGCAGGAGGCGGCCCAGCGCCCCTCCCCACCCAGCG AGGATGACTCAGGCGAGGCGTCATCTCAG AATTCTATGTCCAGCCATGGAAAGCAGGGGGCCCCCAAGAAACGGAAAGCGCCTCCACCTCCCGCCAGCATCCCCGTGCCG GATGACCAAGATGCCTACGAGGAGATCGTGAGGCTGCGACAGGAGAGGGGCCGCCTCCTGCAGAAGATCCGGGGCCTGGAACAGCACAAGGAACGGAGGCAGCAGGAG TCCCCGGAGGCCAGCTCCCTGCACAGCCTGGAGAGACAG GTGCAAGAGCTGCAGCAGCTACTggcagagaggcaggaggagaaggagagccTGGGACGGGAGGTGGAGAGTCTGCAGAGCCGGCTGTCCCTGCTGGAG AACGAGCGGGAGAATACCAGCTATGACGTGGCCACCCTGCAGGATGAGGAGGGTGAGCTGCCTGACTTTCCAG GTGCCGAGGTGCTGCTATCCAGGCAGCTCAGCCCATCAGCCCAGGAACGCTTGGCCTCGCTGCAGGAGCAGGTGCTTGCACTCACCAGGCAGAATCAGGAACTGATGGAGAAGGTCCAG aTCCTGGAGAACTTTGAGAAGGACGAGACACAGATGGAGGTGGAAGGTCCGGCTGAGGTCATCCCTCTTGCCCTCTACGACTCTCTCCGGGCCGAGTTTGACCAGCTGCGCAGGCAGCACGCTGAGGCCCTGCAGGCACTGAGGCAGCTGGAGACACGGAAGTTCCCCAGAGAAGAGGGGGCAGCCTGTGGGGAAAATGAGGGTGCTGGAGCCACAGCCACCAAAAACGGGCCAACCCACGTGGAGCTAAATGGCTCAGTGGTTCCAGAAACCAAAGTTAATGGAGCCGAGACTACAGATGAGGAGGCTGCAAGAGATGAAACAATGGAAGCCAGGACTATGGAAGCTGCATCCACAGGCGCTGAGGACAAGGGAGCTGAGGCCACAGAATCAAAACCCACGTGGGCTGATGTGAGAGACATGGAGACTGTAGAAGAGGAATCAAATACAGAAACTAAGCCCACAGGAGCTGAGGCCACAGACACAGAGGCCACAGGAGTGGTGgccacaaaaacaaaagcagaggaaGCAGAAATGCCAGCCTACGAAGTGGGTGCTAGGCAAGCAGAGCCCCCAGTCACTGGGACCACAAACATGGAAGCCACCAGCTCTAGGGCCACAGGGATGGAGGCCACGGGAGTCCATGCCACGGGTGTGGAAAACCCAGGGGTAGAGGCCACAGCCCCAGGAGCCTCTACTGGACCCATCTTACATCCTGGTGCCGCAGAGGCCTCGGAAAAGCTTCAAgtggagctggagaccaggaTTCGCGGCCTGGAGGAAGCACTCCGGCAGCGGGAGCGGGAGGCAGCCGCTGAGCTGGAGGTGGCCCTTGGGAAGTGTGAGGCtgcggaggccgaggcgggccggCTGCGAGAGCGTGTCCGTGAAGCCGAGGGCAGTGGGGCCAGTGGGGGCGGCGGCGGCAGTGGCATCGACACCACACAGCTACGGGCGGCCCTGGAACAGGCCCGGGAGGACCTCCGAGAGAGGGACTCCCGCCTGCGGGAGCTGGAGGCGGCCTCGGCCAGCCTGGATGAGGCTCGGGCCAGCCGGCTGCTGGCGGAGGAGGATGCCCGGGGCCTGCGGGCGGAGCTGGCGCAGCGGGAGGAGGCGCGGCTGGAGCAGAGCCGGGAGCTGGAGGTGCTGCGTGAGCAGCTGGCCACGGCCAGGGCCACGGGGGAGCAGCAGCGCTCGGCGGCCGCGGAGCTGGGCCGGGCCCGGGATGCGGCCGAGGCCCGGGTGGCTGAGCTGGCGTCGGCCTGCGAGGAGGCGCGGCAGGGGCTGGCAGAGCTGCGGGAGGCCTCCGAGGCCCTCCGCCAGTCCGTGGTGCCGGCCTCTGAGCACCGCCGGCTGCAGGAGGAAGCCCTAGAGTTGCGCGGCCGGGCAGCCGGTCTGGAGCAGGAGGTGGTGGCCACTGGCAAGGAGGCCGCCCGGCTGCGCGCGGAGCTGGAGCGCGAGCGCGTGTGCAGCGTGGCACTCTCGGAGCACGAGCGCATCGTGGGCGCCCTGCAGGCCAACGTGGcccagctggaggggcagctggaggagctgggacGGCGGCATGAGAAGACCAGTGCCGAGGTCTTCCAG GTGCAGCGTGAGGCCCTGTTCATGAAGAGTGAGCGACACGCGGCGGAGGCGCAGCTGGCCACAGCAGAGCAGCAGCTACGGGGGCTGCGGGCCGAGGCAGAAAGAGCACGCCAGGCCCAGAGCCGGGCCCAGGAGGCCCTGGACAAGGCCAAGGAGAAGGACAAGAAG ATCACAGAACTCTCCAAAGAAGTCTTCAGTCTTAAGGAGGCCTTGAAGGAGCAGCCGGCTGCCCTGGCCCCCCCTGAGGTGGAGGCTCTCCGTGACCAGGTGAAGGGTTTACAGCGGCAGCTGCAG GAAGCTGCCAGGGACCACTCCAGTGTGGTGGCTTTGTACAGAAGCCACCTCCTGTACGCCATTCAG GGCCAGATGGATGAAGAGGTGCAGCAGATTCTCAGCCAGATTCTGCAGATGCAGAGACTCCAGGCTCAGGGCCGCTGA